One genomic segment of Vespa velutina chromosome 10, iVesVel2.1, whole genome shotgun sequence includes these proteins:
- the LOC124952614 gene encoding cAMP-dependent protein kinase type II regulatory subunit isoform X2: MHKDFEQPPVGRFATRRKSVFAETYNPEEDEEEDGVKMVHPKSDGQRQRLSESVKNILLFRALDEEQMADVLDAMFEKTVQPGEFIIRQGDDGDNFYVIERGKFDVYVKDPNGVETNIHTYDNRGAFGELALLYNMPRAASVKAITPGTLWAMDRQTFRRILLKSAYKKRKMYEDLINKVPMLKSLEPYERMNLADALVPKQYLDGEQIIKQGDTADGMYFVEDGIVRITILGENNREIEINRVPAGGYLGELALVTHKPRAASAYAVGDVKLAFLDVEAFERLLGPCMELMKRNIDDYEDQLVKIFGSKTNISDIR, from the exons ATGCACAAGGATTTTGAGC AACCACCGGTCGGCAGGTTTGCGACCAGAAGGAAGAGCGTTTTCGCTGAAACTTACAATCCagaagaagatgaggaagaagacggcgttaag aTGGTGCATCCGAAGAGTGATGGCCAAAGACAAAGGTTAAGCGAAAGCGTCAAGAACATTCTTTTGTTTCGTGCTTTAGACGAA GAACAAATGGCTGACGTACTCGACGCAATGTTCGAAAAAACCGTTCAACCAGGAGAATTTATCATTAGACAgggtgatgatggtgataatttttatgttatcgAAAG aGGGAAATTCGACGTATACGTTAAAGATCCTAATGGAGTAGAAACTAATATTCACACTTACGATAATCGTGGTGCTTTTGGAGAATTAGCACTTCTATATAACATGCCTAGAGCGGCTAGTGTTAAAGCTATTACTCCAGGTACTCTTTGGGCTATGGATAGGCAAACTTTCCGtcgaattcttttaaaatctgCGTATAAGAAACGCAAGATGTACGAGGATTTGATTAATAAAGTTCCCATGCTTAAATCGCTCGAA CCTTACGAGCGCATGAACCTCGCTGATGCTCTTGTACCAAAACAGTATTTAGATGGCGAGCAGATTATTAAACAAGGAGACACGGCTGATGGAATGTATTTTGTTGAAGATGGCATTGTCAGAATTACTATATTGGGTGAAAATAATCGCGAAATAGAG ATTAATCGAGTTCCAGCTGGAGGATATTTAGGTGAATTAGCATTGGTGACGCACAAACCTCGCGCAGCTTCGGCCTATGCCGTAGGAGATGTAAAATTGGCCT tttTGGATGTTGAAGCATTCGAACGTTTATTGGGCCCTTGTATGGAATTGATGAAGCGTAATATAGATGATTACGAGGATCAACTGGTCAAAATTTTTGGCAGCAAAACCAACATTTCCGACATTCGATGA
- the LOC124952160 gene encoding uncharacterized protein LOC124952160 isoform X2 has product MSVSISTLDSMNYCYFPITKSHIKLRVKANHDARISLRTHLGDDSNVYEIILGAWGNTMSAIRRNNVEPDVAEAETIDICGDNCNIWIQWSCDGFSTTWGATGEWTIMNEYKFTSRAIRQQLTDTCHLWFDFNNTLNFPLNAAMASEDGLYIGRAHHKDSVTPGGIKNNVCTLAWGGTTHDKKEFQVLCIKNIHWVKSWEGSVPLYALPAGETEDGCALFIGRVLHEGVYYVGKIQPNHQVCYIPVNGQEMPCLEYETLIIHNYIIEHIGR; this is encoded by the exons ATGTCAG TATCAATTAGTACACTAGATAGTatgaattattgttattttcctATTACGAAATCTCATATTAAATTGCGAGTGAAAGCTAATCATGATGCCAGAATTTCTCTTAGAACTCATTTGGGAGATGATTCAAATGTATATGAA ATTATTCTTGGTGCATGGGGAAATACCATGTCGGCTATAAGGAGAAATAATGTAGAACCAGATGTAGCTGAAGCAGAAACTATAGATATATGTGgagataattgtaatatttggATACA GTGGTCTTGTGATG GATTTAGTACAACTTGGGGTGCGACAGGAGAATGGACTATAATGAATG aatacaAATTTACATCACGTGCTATCAGACAACAACTTACCGATACATGTCATTTATGGTTTGACTTTAACAACACATTAAATTTTCCGCTAAATGCAGCTATGGCTTCTGAAGACGGATTATATATCGGACGTGCACATCATAAAGATTCTGTAACACCTGGTGGTATAAAGAATAATGTTTGTACTTTAGCATGGGGAGGAACAACTCatgacaaaaaagaatttcaagtGTTATGCATTAAAAACATTCACTGGGTAAAATCATGGGAGGGTAGTGTTCCTTTGTATGCTCTTCCTGCTGGTGAAACAGAAGATGGTTGTGCTCTTTTTATTGGTAGAGTTTTGCATGAAGGAGTGTATTATGTAGGAAAAATACAACCAAATCATCAAGTATGCTATATACCAGTTAATGGACAAGAAATGCCTTGTTTGGAATACGAGACCTtgataatacataattatatcatagaaCATATAGGAAGATAA
- the LOC124952160 gene encoding uncharacterized protein LOC124952160 isoform X1 produces the protein MSVSISTLDSMNYCYFPITKSHIKLRVKANHDARISLRTHLGDDSNVYEIILGAWGNTMSAIRRNNVEPDVAEAETIDICGDNCNIWIQWSCDGMLSVGREDIECETLMTFKDKNPFVINYIGFSTTWGATGEWTIMNEYKFTSRAIRQQLTDTCHLWFDFNNTLNFPLNAAMASEDGLYIGRAHHKDSVTPGGIKNNVCTLAWGGTTHDKKEFQVLCIKNIHWVKSWEGSVPLYALPAGETEDGCALFIGRVLHEGVYYVGKIQPNHQVCYIPVNGQEMPCLEYETLIIHNYIIEHIGR, from the exons ATGTCAG TATCAATTAGTACACTAGATAGTatgaattattgttattttcctATTACGAAATCTCATATTAAATTGCGAGTGAAAGCTAATCATGATGCCAGAATTTCTCTTAGAACTCATTTGGGAGATGATTCAAATGTATATGAA ATTATTCTTGGTGCATGGGGAAATACCATGTCGGCTATAAGGAGAAATAATGTAGAACCAGATGTAGCTGAAGCAGAAACTATAGATATATGTGgagataattgtaatatttggATACA GTGGTCTTGTGATGGTATGTTAAGCGTAGGTCGAGAGGATATAGAATGTGAAACTTTAATGacatttaaagataaaaatccaTTTGTTATCAATTATATAGGATTTAGTACAACTTGGGGTGCGACAGGAGAATGGACTATAATGAATG aatacaAATTTACATCACGTGCTATCAGACAACAACTTACCGATACATGTCATTTATGGTTTGACTTTAACAACACATTAAATTTTCCGCTAAATGCAGCTATGGCTTCTGAAGACGGATTATATATCGGACGTGCACATCATAAAGATTCTGTAACACCTGGTGGTATAAAGAATAATGTTTGTACTTTAGCATGGGGAGGAACAACTCatgacaaaaaagaatttcaagtGTTATGCATTAAAAACATTCACTGGGTAAAATCATGGGAGGGTAGTGTTCCTTTGTATGCTCTTCCTGCTGGTGAAACAGAAGATGGTTGTGCTCTTTTTATTGGTAGAGTTTTGCATGAAGGAGTGTATTATGTAGGAAAAATACAACCAAATCATCAAGTATGCTATATACCAGTTAATGGACAAGAAATGCCTTGTTTGGAATACGAGACCTtgataatacataattatatcatagaaCATATAGGAAGATAA
- the LOC124952159 gene encoding nucleolar protein 58, protein MLVLFETPAGYAIFKLLDEKKLAETENLFLDFETPEAANKIVKLKHFEKFEDTTEALAATTAAVEGKLSKTLKRTLKKHFSELQEELAVADAKLGNAIKDKLSLSCVSNTAIQELMRCIRSQADGLLAGLPKKEMTAMALGLAHSLSRYKLKFSPDKIDTMIVQAVCLLDDLDKELNNYVMRCREWYGWHFPELGKIITDNIAFVRSVKIIGTRENTINTDLSDILPEDIEEKVKEAAEISMGTEISEDDILNIQHLCDQVIEISQYRAQLYDYLKTRMMAMAPNLTILVGELVGARLISHAGSLINLAKHPASTVQILGAEKALFRALKTKKDTPKYGLIYHAQLVGQCSVQNKGKMSRMLAAKASLATRVDALGEDVNFDLGAEHKAKLERRLRILEEGNLHKISGTSKAKAKFEKYHNKSEYMQYPTAADTTLTSNKRKYSDIEDKTVTEESETQMSKEVPKKKKKKDVDDTEGTSQIQNIVKGENEQEITSKKKNKKIKQEFKQDEEISETVSVKIEENTTVATLSEPQDESNVSESKKKKKKKKEKHVVETQGDISIPTESAEGESVLTEKKKKKKKKVQQDE, encoded by the exons atgtTAGTTCTCTTTGAAACTCCGGCGGGATACGCAATATTTAAA ttactcgatgaaaagaaattagcagaaacagaaaatttatttctagaTTTTGAAACACCAGAAGCAGCAAACAAAAT tgtaaaattgaaacattttgaaaaatttgaggATACTACAGAAGCTCTCGCTGCTACAACAGCTGCTGTAGAGGGAAAATTGTCTAAAACCTTGAAAAGAACCCTTAAGAAACATTTCTCAGAACTTCAAGAAGAATTAGCAGTAGCTGATGCCAAATTAGGGAATGCTATAAAAGATAAACTTAGTTTATCTTGTGTGAGCAATACTGCAATACAAGAACTAATGAGATGCATTCGAAGTCAAGCAGATGGATTATTAGCTGGTTTGCCCAAGAAAGAAATGACAGCAATGGCTTTGGGCTTAGCTCATAGTCTTTCCAGATATAAGTTAAAATTTTCACCTGATAAAATAGATACCATGATAGTACAAGCTGTTTGTTTACTGGATGATTTAGATAAAGAATTGAATAACTATGTAATGCGTTGCCGTGAATGGTATGGATGGCACTTCCCAGAACTTGGTAAAATTATAACAGACAATATTGCATTTGTACGAAgtgtaaaaataattggaaCAAGAGAGAATACGATAAATACAGACCTGTCTGATATTTTGCCTGaagatattgaagaaaaagttaaagaagCTGCTGAAATATCAATGGGAACTGAAATTTCAGAAGATGATATCTTGAATATCCAACATTTATGTGATCAAGTCATAGAAATCTCACAGTATAGAGCGCAATTATATGATTATCTTAAAACTAGAATGATGGCAATGGCACCTAATTTAACAATTCTAGTTGGAGAATTAGTGGGTGCTCGTTTAATTTCACATGCAGGTTCTCTTATCAATCTTGCCAAACATCCTGCTTCCACTGTACAAATTCTTGGTGCAGAAAAAGCACTTTTTCGAGCATTAAAAACCAAAAAGGATACTCCAAAGTATGGTTTAATTTACCATGCACAGCTTGTAGGACAATGTTCTGTccagaataaaggaaaaatgtcTAGAATGCTTGCAGCAAAAGCATCTTTAGCAACAAGAGTTGATGCATTAGGAGAAGATGTAAATTTTGATCTTGGTGCTGAACATAAAGCTAAATTGGAAAGACGATTAAGAATACTGGAAGAAggaaatttacataaaatcaGTGGAACTAGTAAAGCAAAAgctaaatttgaaaaatatcataacaAAAGTGAATATATGCAATATCCAACAGCTGCAGATACAACTCTTACaagtaataagagaaaatattctgATATAGAAGATAAGACAGTAACCGAAGAAAGTGAAACACAAATGAGCAAAGAAgttccaaaaaagaaaaaaaagaaagatgttgACGATACTGAAGGAACTTcacaaatacaaaatatagtAAAGGGTGAAAATGAACAAGAAATTACatctaagaaaaagaataaaaaaatcaagcAGGAATTCAAGCAAGATGAAGAAATAAGTGAAACTGTAAGTgtgaaaatagaagaaaatacaacTGTTGCAACTTTAAGTGAACCACAGGATGAAAGTAATG TTTCAGAatctaagaagaagaaaaagaagaagaaagaaaaacatgttGTAGAGACACAAGGAGACATTTCTATTCCAACAGAATCAGCAGAGGGTGAATCAGTTTtgacagagaagaaaaagaaaaagaaaaaaaaagtgcaacAAGATGAATAA
- the LOC124952614 gene encoding cAMP-dependent protein kinase type II regulatory subunit isoform X1 has protein sequence MSCQRNAGKITVPDDLRDVLLEFTISYLLEQPGDIIDYAVEFFTRLRDNRRTQLIQPDAHTCASTPDESVDEEPPVGRFATRRKSVFAETYNPEEDEEEDGVKMVHPKSDGQRQRLSESVKNILLFRALDEEQMADVLDAMFEKTVQPGEFIIRQGDDGDNFYVIERGKFDVYVKDPNGVETNIHTYDNRGAFGELALLYNMPRAASVKAITPGTLWAMDRQTFRRILLKSAYKKRKMYEDLINKVPMLKSLEPYERMNLADALVPKQYLDGEQIIKQGDTADGMYFVEDGIVRITILGENNREIEINRVPAGGYLGELALVTHKPRAASAYAVGDVKLAFLDVEAFERLLGPCMELMKRNIDDYEDQLVKIFGSKTNISDIR, from the exons atgagCTGTCAACGTAATGCTGGCAAGATCACGGTGCCGGACGATCTTAGAGACGTTCTCTTGGAATTTACGATCAGTTATTTGTTAGAGCAGCCCGGGGATATAATCGACTATGCGGTCGAGTTCTTCACGCGACTCAGGGACAATCGACGAACGCAGTTGATTCAGCCCGATGCGCACACTTGTGCTTCGACACCGGACGAGTCTGTTGATGAAG AACCACCGGTCGGCAGGTTTGCGACCAGAAGGAAGAGCGTTTTCGCTGAAACTTACAATCCagaagaagatgaggaagaagacggcgttaag aTGGTGCATCCGAAGAGTGATGGCCAAAGACAAAGGTTAAGCGAAAGCGTCAAGAACATTCTTTTGTTTCGTGCTTTAGACGAA GAACAAATGGCTGACGTACTCGACGCAATGTTCGAAAAAACCGTTCAACCAGGAGAATTTATCATTAGACAgggtgatgatggtgataatttttatgttatcgAAAG aGGGAAATTCGACGTATACGTTAAAGATCCTAATGGAGTAGAAACTAATATTCACACTTACGATAATCGTGGTGCTTTTGGAGAATTAGCACTTCTATATAACATGCCTAGAGCGGCTAGTGTTAAAGCTATTACTCCAGGTACTCTTTGGGCTATGGATAGGCAAACTTTCCGtcgaattcttttaaaatctgCGTATAAGAAACGCAAGATGTACGAGGATTTGATTAATAAAGTTCCCATGCTTAAATCGCTCGAA CCTTACGAGCGCATGAACCTCGCTGATGCTCTTGTACCAAAACAGTATTTAGATGGCGAGCAGATTATTAAACAAGGAGACACGGCTGATGGAATGTATTTTGTTGAAGATGGCATTGTCAGAATTACTATATTGGGTGAAAATAATCGCGAAATAGAG ATTAATCGAGTTCCAGCTGGAGGATATTTAGGTGAATTAGCATTGGTGACGCACAAACCTCGCGCAGCTTCGGCCTATGCCGTAGGAGATGTAAAATTGGCCT tttTGGATGTTGAAGCATTCGAACGTTTATTGGGCCCTTGTATGGAATTGATGAAGCGTAATATAGATGATTACGAGGATCAACTGGTCAAAATTTTTGGCAGCAAAACCAACATTTCCGACATTCGATGA